One Pseudoalteromonas sp. NC201 DNA segment encodes these proteins:
- a CDS encoding TetR/AcrR family transcriptional regulator — translation MSDKRKLILACAEQLLLAEGDSAFSMQTIADKVGISKGAIYLHFKSKDELLLAVFESQTADLLDKIRAILESDKLTPIAKLKQQIRFQHEDLQQYQAMFQLLLQEESLSFSNNLIMFYQEFRLTWLTLQEGFLLENYGEQVRPWKTDLAMTLDGIIANYLSLPVIEGIDFDTEKLVNWVVSCMDSICTALPNQALLPVLTEQDFPSQKEIEAKKRQLHEQKIQQAFIQLQEKSQKLKLTPQKREIVDHTIALLEAQLQSKNPDTVLIRALIAGLRDYRGLNTQRQLLAERLNVEAV, via the coding sequence ATGTCTGATAAGCGGAAATTAATACTAGCATGCGCGGAGCAGTTACTTTTAGCTGAGGGCGATAGTGCCTTTAGCATGCAAACTATCGCCGATAAGGTGGGCATTTCGAAAGGTGCTATCTACTTACACTTTAAGTCAAAAGACGAACTACTATTAGCCGTTTTTGAGAGTCAAACAGCGGATCTGCTGGATAAAATAAGAGCGATATTAGAAAGTGATAAATTGACTCCAATTGCCAAGTTAAAACAACAAATCCGCTTCCAGCACGAAGATTTACAGCAGTACCAAGCGATGTTTCAACTCTTATTGCAGGAGGAGTCACTGAGCTTTTCAAATAACTTGATCATGTTCTATCAAGAGTTTCGCTTAACGTGGCTTACGCTACAAGAAGGCTTTTTACTTGAAAACTATGGCGAGCAAGTTCGTCCATGGAAAACCGATCTCGCGATGACGCTTGATGGCATTATAGCTAACTACCTTTCGCTTCCCGTGATCGAAGGTATTGATTTCGACACTGAAAAGCTGGTTAATTGGGTAGTCTCATGTATGGACTCAATTTGTACAGCGCTACCAAATCAAGCACTGTTGCCGGTATTAACCGAGCAGGACTTCCCGTCCCAAAAAGAGATCGAAGCCAAAAAACGACAACTCCACGAACAAAAAATCCAACAAGCTTTTATACAGCTCCAAGAAAAGTCTCAGAAGCTAAAACTCACACCACAAAAGCGTGAGATCGTAGACCACACAATCGCTCTATTGGAAGCTCAACTACAAAGTAAAAACCCCGATACCGTATTAATCAGGGCACTTATCGCAGGACTTAGAGACTACAGGGGGTTAAATACTCAGCGCCAGCTACTCGCAGAAAGACTCAATGTAGAGGCGGTGTAA